A DNA window from Aspergillus nidulans FGSC A4 chromosome V contains the following coding sequences:
- a CDS encoding uncharacterized protein (transcript_id=CADANIAT00003725), which yields MSRILITGSTDGFGLAAARQLVQKGHTVYLHARSASRAAEAEKACPGAAGTLIADFSSLSETKRFAEEANALGIFDVVIHNAGLYLGPIRRTEDTQVPVQVFVNVLAPYILTCLMNKPKRLIYISSTLHKIADPNNLNDMFWTQRGEAQWDAFKAYCDTKLQVNLVANVVAKKWKGVTSVATIHPGWVATKLGGGQAPDSLEDGVETYVKLAEGDYDQSLIGPYFDPKGKLGEQIAAAVDEGLQETAVKLLEEKTGLKIPA from the coding sequence ATGTcccgcatcctcatcaccgGCTCCACTGACGGCTTTGGCCTCGCCGCAGCCCGCCAACTCGTCCAAAAGGGCCACACCGTGTACCTGCACGCCCGGAGCGCCTCgcgcgccgccgaggccgAAAAGGCCTGCCCCGGCGCGGCCGGGACCCTGATCGCGGACTTCTCAAGCCTGTCTGAAACGAAAAGGTTCGCGGAAGAAGCTAACGCGCTCGGCATCTTTGACGTTGTCATCCACAATGCTGGCCTCTATCTCGGCCCGATCCGCAGGACAGAAGACACGCAGGTGCCGGTGCAGGTGTTTGTGAACGTCCTTGCGCCTTACATCCTCACATGCCTGATGAACAAGCCAAAACGGCTGATCTACATCTCCTCCACGCTGCATAAGATTGCCGACCCCAACAACCTCAACGATATGTTCTGGACCCAGCGGGGGGAGGCGCAGTGGGATGCGTTCAAGGCGTACTGCGACACAAAATTGCAGGTGAATCTTGTCGCGAACGTTGTGGCGAAGAAATGGAAAGGTGTCACCTCTGTTGCTACCATTCATCCAGGCTGGGTGGCCACCAAGCTTGGAGGTGGGCAGGCTCCCGATAGTCTGGAGGATGGAGTCGAGACATATGTGAAGTTGGCGGAGGGGGACTATGATCAGAGCCTGATTGGGCCGTATTTTGATCCAAAGGGGAAGCTGGGCGAGCagattgctgctgcagtggaTGAAGGACTGCAGGAGACGGCTGTGAAGctgttggaggagaagaccGGACTGAAGATTCCTGCTTAG